A genomic stretch from Candidatus Nanoarchaeia archaeon includes:
- a CDS encoding UDP-glucuronic acid decarboxylase family protein, translated as MPRTLITGGAGFLGSHLCEYFLKKGHEVICMDNFITGNEKNISHLKKNKKFSLIDHDVSKHIEIEGDLDYILHFASPASPIDYQQIPIQTLKVGSLGTHNALGLAKAKKAVFLLASTSEVYGDPLVKPQPETYWGNVNPVGLRGCYDEAKRFAEAIVMAYHRVHNVDTKIVRIFNTFGERMRPNDGRVVPAFITQALADKPLTVFGDGSQTRSFCYVSDEVEGVYKLLMSNINNPINIGNPDEWTILDFAKKVIELTGSASKIIRKPLPTDDPRVRQPDITKAKKLLNWQPNVSVEDGLKKTIEWFKKSKSS; from the coding sequence ATGCCAAGAACACTCATCACAGGAGGGGCAGGCTTTTTAGGAAGCCATCTCTGCGAGTATTTTCTCAAAAAAGGCCATGAAGTCATCTGCATGGATAATTTTATTACCGGAAACGAAAAGAACATCTCCCACCTAAAAAAAAATAAAAAATTCTCCTTGATAGACCATGACGTATCCAAGCACATTGAGATTGAAGGAGATCTGGACTACATACTCCATTTTGCCTCTCCAGCATCTCCTATTGATTACCAGCAGATCCCGATCCAGACATTGAAAGTAGGGTCTCTCGGCACGCATAATGCCCTTGGCCTTGCAAAGGCAAAGAAAGCAGTTTTCCTTCTTGCGTCAACATCAGAGGTCTATGGAGATCCATTGGTAAAACCCCAGCCAGAAACCTATTGGGGGAATGTGAATCCTGTCGGCCTGAGGGGCTGCTACGACGAGGCAAAGCGCTTCGCCGAAGCAATAGTCATGGCATACCACCGCGTCCATAATGTGGATACAAAGATTGTCCGCATATTCAACACTTTTGGCGAAAGAATGCGGCCAAATGACGGCAGAGTCGTCCCAGCCTTCATCACCCAAGCACTTGCAGACAAGCCATTAACGGTCTTTGGTGATGGCTCGCAAACACGCTCTTTTTGTTACGTTTCAGATGAGGTAGAAGGCGTCTACAAGCTCCTCATGTCAAATATCAATAATCCCATCAACATCGGAAATCCTGATGAATGGACAATCCTTGACTTTGCAAAGAAAGTCATTGAGCTTACCGGCTCAGCCTCAAAGATCATCCGCAAACCCCTCCCAACCGACGACCCCAGAGTCAGGCAGCCAGACATAACCAAGGCAAAAAAGCTCCTGAACTGGCAGCCCAATGTTTCTGTTGAGGATGGCTTGAAAAAGACGATTGAATGGTTTAAGAAATCTAAATCATCTTAA
- a CDS encoding nucleotidyltransferase family protein → MKALIPCGGYGTRLYPITLTHPKALLEVRGKAIISHIVDKLNELTDVDEIIVISNNKFFHMFEAWSKTVSSYAKLTLFNDQTNSNSDRLGQIGDLQKAIEDLKLNDDIIIIAGDNLFNFSLASSYQFFMKTRKIINPLYDIKSKEAARQLGNAAIDNENRIISFEEKPKEPKSTYVSLGIYYIPKEQLDLFRRYIDEGNDADKMGYFCAWVLKSKTPFCGFVYTEKWFDIGWLESLQQARREFTP, encoded by the coding sequence ATGAAAGCCCTGATTCCCTGCGGAGGCTATGGGACCAGGCTCTATCCCATTACCTTAACCCACCCCAAGGCATTGCTGGAAGTGAGGGGAAAGGCAATAATCTCCCACATCGTCGATAAGCTGAACGAGCTTACAGATGTCGATGAGATCATCGTCATCTCAAACAATAAGTTTTTCCATATGTTTGAAGCCTGGAGCAAAACCGTCTCTTCCTATGCCAAGCTCACATTATTCAATGACCAGACAAACTCAAACAGCGACCGCCTCGGCCAGATTGGTGATCTTCAGAAAGCCATCGAGGACCTTAAACTGAACGACGACATCATTATCATTGCCGGAGATAACCTGTTCAATTTCTCGTTAGCTTCATCGTATCAATTCTTCATGAAAACCAGAAAAATAATCAATCCGCTCTATGACATAAAGTCAAAGGAGGCAGCAAGGCAGCTCGGAAACGCAGCCATTGACAACGAAAACAGGATCATCTCCTTCGAGGAAAAGCCGAAAGAGCCAAAATCCACGTATGTCTCCCTAGGCATTTACTATATCCCCAAAGAGCAGCTCGATCTCTTTAGGAGATATATTGATGAAGGCAATGACGCAGATAAGATGGGCTATTTTTGTGCGTGGGTTTTAAAAAGCAAGACGCCTTTCTGCGGCTTTGTCTACACAGAAAAATGGTTTGACATCGGCTGGCTGGAATCATTGCAGCAAGCAAGAAGGGAGTTTACACCCTAA
- a CDS encoding nucleotidyltransferase family protein, whose product MEGDTINAIVLAAGYATRLYPITVNFPKPLLTVARKEIMTRLIEKIEETNIDEISIITNARFYSIFESWKGNQNSRIPIHIINDLTTSNETRLGAVGDLNYAINKGSIDDDLLVIPGDNIFDFSFNTLIEFFIQKQAPVIAVSDMKNKDAIKKRYSSVVLDGKGKVISFEEKPENPKSTLTCPAFFILPRDHLELVSEYLYQGHNPDAPGHFLQWLCSAMPVYGLLLQEKRYDIGNIESYNEANKLFEERG is encoded by the coding sequence TTGGAAGGTGATACCATCAACGCTATTGTGCTTGCGGCAGGATATGCAACCCGGCTCTACCCTATTACAGTTAACTTCCCAAAGCCTCTTCTCACAGTTGCAAGAAAGGAAATAATGACGAGATTAATTGAAAAAATTGAGGAGACCAATATTGACGAAATCAGCATAATCACCAACGCAAGATTCTATTCTATCTTTGAAAGCTGGAAAGGAAACCAGAATTCAAGAATCCCAATTCACATTATCAATGATCTTACAACATCCAATGAAACCCGCCTTGGCGCAGTAGGTGATCTCAATTACGCAATAAATAAAGGCAGTATAGATGATGACCTCCTGGTCATACCCGGAGACAACATCTTTGATTTCTCATTCAATACCCTCATTGAATTCTTTATCCAAAAACAAGCTCCCGTCATAGCAGTGAGCGACATGAAAAATAAAGATGCCATAAAAAAGAGATATTCCTCAGTTGTATTGGATGGGAAAGGAAAAGTCATATCCTTCGAAGAGAAGCCAGAGAACCCAAAATCAACGCTGACCTGCCCGGCATTCTTTATCCTTCCGCGCGACCATCTTGAGCTCGTATCCGAATATCTCTATCAAGGCCATAATCCAGACGCCCCTGGCCACTTCCTCCAATGGCTCTGCTCTGCGATGCCCGTGTATGGCCTGCTCCTGCAGGAAAAGCGCTATGACATAGGGAACATCGAGTCTTACAATGAAGCAAATAAGCTCTTTGAGGAGAGAGGATGA
- a CDS encoding UDP-glucose/GDP-mannose dehydrogenase family protein, whose amino-acid sequence MKITVFGAGYVGLVISTCFADLGNTVLGYDIDKEKIENLQKGILPIYEPGLKELVERNIRENRLSFTSDEKKAVRDSDIIFLCVGTPPRADGSAELKYIFSTAETIGKHTNGYKLVIDKSTVPVNTARQIKEKILQNQAQKTDVDVVSNPEFLREGQAIRDFMNPDRVIIGVDSEKAKQLMMQLYRPIERTGKPILFTTIQSAELIKHASNAMLATRISFMNELSHLCEKVGADIKEVAKGMGLDNRIGPRFLQAGAGYGGSCFPKDLQSLAATMKEHGIQSKILDAVHEVNESQKHSIIQKLKTLVPDLKDKKIAIWGLAFKPKTDDIREAPSIVLISHLLNEGAKITAFDPVASENIKSHFNNHTSLEFRNTPYEAIKDCHALVIMTEWDEFRALDLQAIKTILAEPNILDARNLYEPSEIRALGFNYKGIGR is encoded by the coding sequence ATGAAAATCACAGTATTCGGTGCAGGCTACGTAGGATTGGTCATCTCAACCTGCTTTGCCGATCTGGGGAACACTGTCTTAGGATATGATATTGATAAAGAGAAGATTGAGAACCTCCAAAAAGGCATCCTTCCTATATATGAGCCTGGATTAAAAGAGCTTGTAGAGAGGAATATCAGGGAAAACAGGCTCTCCTTCACCTCAGATGAGAAGAAAGCAGTCAGAGATTCAGATATCATCTTCCTCTGTGTCGGAACCCCTCCAAGAGCAGACGGCTCTGCAGAGCTGAAATACATCTTCTCAACAGCAGAAACCATAGGAAAGCACACCAATGGATATAAATTAGTCATTGACAAAAGCACAGTTCCTGTAAACACAGCAAGGCAAATAAAGGAAAAAATCCTGCAAAATCAAGCGCAAAAAACAGATGTTGATGTTGTCTCTAATCCAGAATTTCTCAGGGAAGGCCAGGCAATAAGGGATTTCATGAATCCTGACAGGGTCATCATTGGTGTTGACTCAGAAAAGGCAAAACAGCTCATGATGCAGCTCTACAGGCCTATAGAGCGCACAGGCAAGCCGATCCTCTTCACCACAATCCAAAGCGCAGAGCTCATTAAGCACGCCTCAAATGCCATGCTCGCAACAAGGATATCCTTCATGAACGAGCTTTCCCATCTCTGCGAGAAAGTCGGAGCAGACATCAAGGAGGTTGCCAAGGGAATGGGCTTGGACAACCGCATTGGTCCGAGATTCCTGCAGGCAGGAGCAGGGTATGGCGGGTCTTGCTTTCCAAAAGACCTCCAATCCCTGGCAGCAACCATGAAAGAGCACGGAATTCAGTCAAAAATCCTTGATGCTGTCCATGAAGTGAACGAAAGCCAGAAGCATTCAATCATCCAAAAGCTCAAGACCCTTGTTCCAGACCTCAAAGATAAGAAAATTGCGATTTGGGGCCTTGCCTTCAAGCCAAAAACAGACGACATCAGGGAAGCCCCAAGCATTGTGCTCATCAGCCATCTCCTCAACGAAGGAGCAAAAATAACTGCATTTGACCCAGTTGCATCAGAAAACATCAAGTCCCATTTCAACAACCACACCTCCTTAGAATTCAGGAATACCCCCTATGAAGCGATCAAGGACTGCCATGCTCTTGTCATCATGACAGAATGGGACGAATTCAGGGCTCTTGACCTGCAGGCCATAAAAACCATTCTTGCAGAGCCTAACATCCTTGACGCAAGGAACCTTTACGAGCCTTCTGAGATAAGGGCCTTGGGCTTCAACTACAAAGGAATTGGAAGGTGA